Genomic segment of Ischnura elegans chromosome 12, ioIscEleg1.1, whole genome shotgun sequence:
aaatattgaaatcacaaTCAACCATAACAAGGTCAATATGCAAACCAAAAAATATCAGGTCTTTCATTTTCACCATAATGTCATCACATTCCACCATCACCATAAAGAACACTCGAAGGATAAATCAATCACCCaaccaaaaaaaaacacttccacCCTTCTCAGGGGACACAAAGACATtctaaatcattaaaaaatgcaatgtaaTTTACTTCCCAAAATGCCTCAAAGATTCAGTCATCTTACTACGAatgtgaaatggaaaattttataccCACAGAATTTATTAACTTTTGCAACACTGCCTGAACAGtgtcaaacaaaatttttaagtgaCCATGGTCATAGCCAGGATTTACAATAGCCTCTCCTTTTGGTGGGGGACAAGCAACTTCTCCCAAGAAGATACGTACGTGAAAAATTAGCCTACTAAGGGAAGGGAGAGTGAAAAGCTGTCAACCTTGCCCATCACAGACATTACCCACGGAAGcactataaataaaaaagcataaaaataaaaaagtatacagtagactctcgttattacgaagctcacgggaccgaaaaaccggaggttcgtaataacgaagttcgtaagaacgtttcttataggaatcgtcgaaaaaaatagtgtattataaacgcgattaaattacgcgggaATATATActaacaggaaaattcgtttcagtttttcaacagaagactacgccatgacgcaatcgagggttgatatcttcccgaatacatgaactccgatattcatactagatgcgtcccaagaccttgttcctaggttgGTAAAATTACCGTCCGGCCACCGAGATTTGTCCAATAACAGACAAAATGGTCTAGGTCTGGGTAGGGagcaaggctgccaggtaagaaagggaaacgcttacaaaTTGTTCCGTGAAGAAAAACGAGCGTGAAGTacctagaggaataatcacttgttcttgtgattcgaagaatgggcttattttggtagatcaggcttatttcggtgctcgtttatgcatttgacaacgttgtatgactaggcgagggtgtgaggtgcgcttgggggacagcgattggctttaaaccgtgctggcgcaggattatccgcccctcttattgtgccgtaatcagacaaccctcgccagccggatTGTACGCAAGTTATCGATGAGTACTGTTATCCTGCGGAatacaacactgcattacacgtatgcgctaactcacgattgtggcgaactgatctagcggggtctgcgatgcattcggagccgaaaaaatagctccccacgatgacgaagaacgggcgaaacgctgaacagttcctaaattcaccttaaatgataccttattcagattgtgatcacagtgagagtttcccagcgccacaccgcgtagtatcggctaaattcgaaatttgaaaattttgaatgatcgtatctctgaaaattcgtaaattgaatgtgcataggaagaggattgactgtacaaccaatttactaacggttatgagtgggtcactatgacttcacaggaatgaagcttgttataTAATGTAGCgtataaactgaataaagaaccataattgacgctctctggcacagtacacgagaagaacttaaacgtggcgcgattattaaaacttaagtgtagtgaatatccacctaaatgccgtgacttgtgcgtggaacttcgtaataaagttcatattgtaaccgccgggaccgggagttgggttcgtaatttcgtaaaaacgaaaatttcgttataacgtttcttttactatagcttggataggccttttcgacgggaccaacgatttgcttcgtaataacgagaacttcgtaacaacgttgtttgtattaacgagagtctactgtacttacAGTTATACTTCCTCCAGCCTCAACAACTTGTGTCATTGCATCAGGAGCCTTGAATTTCTCAGCTGCGGCCACCTGTGCCTGTTGACTCAAGTCTTCAATCTAAATTAAGGAAGACAAAAGAACTATTACACAAGAGAAATGCATAGAAACCATCCCCAAAATCAGCTTAAAAGCACCTCATTCTCTATAATTTAAGTCTTACATACATATGAATGTGCATGAAATTTAAGATTTAGCATATATTGAAAGGCAAGCTTCTGGAAGATAAAACCTAATCAATCCTCTTGAGTAACCAAAAGAGGTAACGCACACACACAGGTTGATTTGTTATCTAAAAAAATTCGTACAATGAATTAGTCAAATCTAATCACAATCAAGGAGGCatataaaatgaatgcaaataaatttacattcacaAGAATAACCCCATTTCAGTGGAAATTTAACATTCTGGAATACAACCAAGAAGTGGAAGcagaaaattcaagaatttcaGGAGGTGATATCAAccatagtaaataaaaaataacaaatgaggTATTCCGTAATGAGCACTTACCTTGGCTTCACCAAATACGATATAGGTATCAGACGCAGGGTTCTTGTATACATCAGGTTTGTTGATGacaaataagatatttttagattttcgaatagTTACACGACTGACCCCTTGTACCTGAAAAGAGAAATGGATTCcaacttcaaatttcattaattcaaaattaaaattgggATAATATGAGCATACAATGCTACAGTTaactcaattttataaaattcttgaTTGAAAATAACCGACAGTCACTATTgtaattacataattaaaaatgaataactcTAAAAAGTTGAAAGATGCTTACTACCACCTGATACAAGACTAAAAAATGGATCAAACTAGAGAATTACCGGCTTAAGTCCCAATTTTGACATGATTTTACGAGCTTTCTTCTCTCCTCTGCTTTGCTTCGCCTTGCTGACCATGTCCTCAGGCAAGCCAGCAGCTGCCGCCACCTGCAAGTAATTTTAATACGCATTCATTTACTCCACACTAACAGTAAGATATGGACACATTTTCTTAACCATAATTTCACTGCCTACTTCTTATTCCTAGACTTAATGGAGGCCAAAGCAAGACGATTCAACAACAAGAAGCTATGTCTGGGATTCCTAAGGTGACACATGAGATTAAAGGCCTTATACTGTTGGAAATTGAAGTTGTGGAACTTTGAAAGCTCCCGAGCATTAAATCTCAATTGAAACAAGTCTCATATCTTCAGGTGGCACGGCTGCACCACTTTCAAGgatagaaaatgtatttaaagttAAGGCCACACCGCAATCCACGAAATTAGATGCAAAAGAAATATCAAAGGTGGTTATATGATTAAGGGATGGTTGGCACATTAAGTATTAAAACTGAACACTTCAAGTTCCCTAAATCaatggagcatatttttttaaatatggtatATAATTGGTAACTTTATTAAAATTGGTACACTTGGCGACATGCTTTGgaaggatacttaaaaaaaaagtcaggAAGACTGTcaacatctacacaataccctacgaaccacctctagggtgttggcAGAAAAACAATCGAGCATTTTGAACATTTAAGCAGTGAGGATGCCAAAGACGTAACAAAAACATCAACGTCAACATTATTgcaaaatgaccataaaattaacatttatccAAGGTTTTGGAGGCATACTTGTGTTTGAACTTGTTTCCCATTGAGTCATATACTCAGACAACCATCAGCATGTAGAAACACATTTGTTTGAGTTCTGGTGATGTTACACACACACCAACATGAGTGACTCACCGAAGGAATAACAGCATCCACTTTGCTACTATTTTCTCATAACAGTACATTTCCTGTTACCTCGACCCAGTAAGAGTTACTGATTTACTCCAAAGCACATACAGTCTCACTACTCTACTCCCAACTAATTCTTACACATCCTTCCCACTGAGCAAGATGTGTCCTTAAAAGAAGGACATTCTTGAGGATACTCAATTGAAGACCTCCCACACATAAATCATACTGCATTCTCACGGTTAGCATAAAAGAAACATTTCTAGAACAATGAAAACGATTATAATGAgcccaataaaaaataatcatcctCTTAGTAGTCCCAAAAAATAATCATCCTCTTAGTAGTCCCAAAAAAAACCATGTACGAAAGTACTGATAAATCCTCATTCAGCAGCAGAAATAAGACCACTACTGATAAATTATAATTCATCTATTTTTCGTAATGGATAATAAATGCATTCCAAAACCAGAATCGGTGACAACTCGCCTGCTGTCAACAACCTAAGGGGTGGCCCGCAGGTAATGATCCAGTTACGCACTATCATCACGTTCAAATTCAGCCCATGCAATCAATACAAGTGTAAGCGGCTTCAATATAGAAATATCTTACCGATATCGATATAGGTAGTTAACATAACTTTCAAATAGAGTTTAAAATAGTACGAGTCGTAACTAGGTTAATGGGTTTTTCATGAATTACGATATTGGTATATTTTAAACAGTCAAGTCTGTAtaatatgagaagaaaataatttggttgGTTGACAAGTACTTTTTTTCTGTAACATTAGTTCAGAAAATGGTGTGTATCTAACCGAGGAAATATGAGCCTGCTCCTATCACACATTACACTGTCACTTTTCGAATCATGGCATCCAATTCGGCTGCCAAAACACAACGATTTACGACCAATACATACATATCAATAATATACATGACGGCCGACAAGTTGAGAGACTGCTCGGCCCCAAAATTTCGAACACAAAATCAAGAAATAGCCTCTCAAGCTGAAATGCTGACGCATTTTCCGAAAGGGATTGCAGTTCTCTGAGAGGCTCAAATTGGGGAAACTGGACCAAAGAGAACACGATCACATTTCAATGAGGGCTGACAGTAAGGGTTTTAAGGGTGATTATACTCACGGGGAACTGGCCCTGTGTCTGTGGTGCATCCTCTAACTCTGGAATAGTATCGTCAGAGTCTGAATCTGTGCCGGATCCAGATGCTTCCCGCCTTTCTGTGATCGATGCCGTAGCCTTATCCAATTCCGTCAATTCCGGCATTTTGGAACTGCTGCTGCTACTACGAATATAGGAGAAAATTTCGTGGTAAGTTCAAGACGAGACAATAAATGTCTTGCGCAAAAGTTTTCAACAGGTGTACGAAAGAGAATATAACGTGAGTCaacgaaaaatacataaatagagGCAAATGATGAACACACGTGTGGAGATGGGCGAATAAGAAAATAATAccacaaaaatatcataaaaccaTTTTACGACACACGCAactaatcttaaaataaaatatacttgtgATGGATTTGTAATCAAAGGGATACCTTTCAGCCACTTTCAAGGATTGTTCTTTCCCGTGCGGAAAACTCTCAAGATGGCTGAATCAGGTGGCGCAGTAAATTTTCACGTACGAAAATTCTTGTTGACCAATAGGAGCAACACGCAAAGACCGCCAAGTCAAATGCTACAAGGAATGGTAGACTTCAATATTTACCAAAATGAAAGCCATTCCTAAGCAATACTAATACTGCCCATGGCtctgataatttaaataaaaaatattttaaaaattcataatctATTGAGCATTTTTCATCAGATCAATATACTTTTTGGGGTCTGAACTAAACTCTGAAAATTTGCGTTGTTcaccaaaatttaattattttcatcatattaacACTTACTTAAGTGTTAAATCTTGATTAAATGAATActttaatattgaaaattcttgttttataaaattaatttgaattatttagaaTCGGTGGGAAATAATGTGACACCCACCGAGAACATAAATAATGGAGCTCTAAATAAAGGGGACAGGGGgagcagctagaaattaaggctgggggggtttaggtgtaactactGTCCGACCgctgagagttgtccgttgacagctagaaggggtagggggcaaggttgccaggtaagaaaaaGAAACGCCCACCTCATATGCAgtggtgccgacttacaaaaaatattgggggggccccaACCGAGGACCTTGGCCCGGtaagttttataagtagtgaattttaagttttttaagcattttagaagagtcatatgatcaacattagaaccctgatcactcgaatcttgatatctggacactccggggaaaatcgacaagcctgacacattttttcctcacatctgcaacgaatttttgggggtgctcgggccccctcaggccccatggagtcggcgccactgctcatatgcaaacaaaagggttccgtgaagaaagcagccagaagggacgacgagcgtgaaggatccacaggaagaatcctttgttttggcgatttgcagaaagggcttgttttggtggtccaggcttgtttcagtgcttcatatgcacgtgacaatgttgtatgactaggcgagggtgtgaggtgcatttgggggacagtgattggttgcaaaccatgttggcgcagggttctccgcccctccttttaaagtgccatcggacaactctcgccggctggacctAGCTGTAATACCAGGGTGCATGGGagaatggaatacccaccaggataagcagtaggtgcgagattaaaaaattgcggaattttaagataaatggttcaaaatggtgagttttatggctttctgagggatattttgttaatccttacactattctattagtaatatcaatccaattaagtaaaatagatgaaacttaaaaatttctctgagcactgggggggggggggggaggttttatcccccaaaacctcccctcgctgcaccactgatggGGACCACGGATCAACATCCCATCCGATGGATAGAGTGCAGAGCTAAAAGTACCCTCCACCAAGCACTCTAGCAGGAATTGCGTATTCTGTGAAAAATCTGTGCCACTGCCAGGGTTTGATCCTGGGACCACACAGCAGGGAAACCAGTGGTAGATCCATAAGGGAGCTAATTGGGTTATTTACCTCCTacaacaaattaaaatataaatcagtTTTAAACTTTGGGACCATTTTACATGCTTTGGTCCTAATAAAAGGACATGCTACATGTGCATAGTAGAGTCAATCTTTATCATAGAACTATAAACCTATAAAGTGCcatttttgagtcttgaaaatcccaatTTCCAAAATCCTCAAAGGCCCCTTCAGCTGGAGTAATTCCTCAGACCCCTAGTTACCTCCCACCACTTGGTCCAAGCCTAGATCTGACACAGGGTAAAACAACACTCGTGCCACCATATGAACCCGATTCCCAATTGGATGCTAAGCCACTAAAACATACTTCAgaaatttattaacaaaatatcataaaatattttatttaaaacagaaaaataccaTAATTTCTCAGTTACTACATCAGAACTTTGTGATTCCACACAATATATAATATCTTAACATGAATTTTGCCTAGTCATCCAGATGAAGGGAAAACCCAAAGGACCCAATCGAAATGGAACATCCATTCAATAACATCGTGTTATCAACCGTAACTTTCTTTCTAACTTTCCATCAATCTTTTGTATCCATTTTATTGATTAACTACATGTTTTGAAGCAGATAAGGGTAGCATAAGAAGATTACAAGAATAGAAAGGTAGGGTAAGCGTTCCGTGGGGTTCATTAGGAAAGTGCTTGGCAGACAATCCAATGAACGATTAATCGAACTACAGAAAATGAGATTCCATTGTAATGctgtcattctttcagttttcatTAGCACAGCATGCGATAAAAAAGAGCTACAGTAAAAATCCATGGAATTATAGATAGAGGAAAGACATTCTAAAATCTGGGATTGCTCATCATCTGACGCATGGATATACTTATAGAGACAGAATCTACATCAGGATCCCAAGAAGTAAGACATCCAACCTGTCCATTAAATTAGGATAGGAATGTATTTACAAAATCCATTTGTGGAGGGAATAGCTTCACAGCATTATTACCCACCCATGAGCAAGTAACACAAGTGCTACAAGCATACAGGCATAATTATCCATTCTttatcacaatagggtagtttccttcatcaaagaaaacgaaaggcattgattgcgattcgttaaccaccattagtgtattcataatacacaaattattttgttttagaaataccgggttagacgaatggcaatggtcaaattttatcctcatttgaaaaaggccagattggcgcccatgcgattccactccgcatgacgtcacagggacctagtttctacacgagaggataggagttatacatcgtctgaggttaccaatgcatgcatgaggcacagagctcagggaagcatgtcttaataatcacctattaaaactggctaagttcggaaagttttcttcgtttgataaggtattaataaacctttcttaagccaagcgctaccatccagcaaggtactcagctatctgctagcagcctgcgtcgtatcagcgctaagcctcgcctcaaggtcacctcaccgggcgggagggggaaccagaaatacgacgtacggagatatttcccggcattcatacttaagcgtcgcgttttcgcgcgcttgaaaattttcacttttcatttaatcgcgaaaaatagatgttttcatttaaaaatctaaaagcgtgaaatacgtactccaggagtaataatctttcgattaaagcaa
This window contains:
- the LOC124169185 gene encoding nascent polypeptide-associated complex subunit alpha; this encodes MPELTELDKATASITERREASGSGTDSDSDDTIPELEDAPQTQGQFPVAAAAGLPEDMVSKAKQSRGEKKARKIMSKLGLKPVQGVSRVTIRKSKNILFVINKPDVYKNPASDTYIVFGEAKIEDLSQQAQVAAAEKFKAPDAMTQVVEAGGSITTPATIQEESEEEDVDESGIEDKDVDLVMSQANVSRAKAVKALKNNQNDIVNAIMELTM